One Streptomyces sp. B21-105 genomic region harbors:
- a CDS encoding N(5)-(carboxyethyl)ornithine synthase, with translation MSLLSLGVLASSHKENEFRLPLHPAHLHRIASDVRERIFLEQGYGERFGVADDALRPLVAGLRSRERLLDECDVLLLPKPLPDDVAALSRGQVLWGWPHCVQDARMTQLAIDRQVTLIAWEAMNHWTSTGAFSVHVFHKNNELAGYCSVLHALQLGGLTGSYGRRLRAVVISFGATARGAVTGLGAMGVSDVTVLTQRAAAAVASPMPSVVMNHFQEQEDDPSRLQALTPAGPVPLAEYLAGFDIVVNCVRQDTDAPLTFVTDEELALFRPGSFFVDVSCDEGMGFSWARPTTFSEPMPTVGPGCHYYGVDHSPSHLWNSATWEISEALLPYLRKVMSGPAAWEADPTVGKAVEIRDGVVLNPKILSFQHRSASYPHTPEIPPPAAAPVPRSATRPAA, from the coding sequence ATGAGCCTGTTGAGTCTCGGAGTACTCGCCTCCTCCCACAAGGAGAACGAGTTTCGCCTGCCGCTGCACCCCGCCCACCTGCACCGGATCGCCTCGGACGTACGCGAAAGGATCTTCCTCGAACAGGGCTACGGCGAGCGGTTCGGCGTCGCCGACGACGCGCTGCGACCGCTCGTGGCGGGACTACGCTCCCGCGAGCGGCTCCTCGACGAGTGCGACGTGCTGCTGCTGCCCAAGCCCCTGCCCGACGACGTCGCCGCGCTGAGCCGGGGCCAGGTGCTGTGGGGATGGCCGCACTGTGTACAGGACGCGAGGATGACGCAGCTCGCCATCGACCGTCAGGTGACGCTCATCGCCTGGGAGGCCATGAACCACTGGACGTCCACGGGCGCCTTCAGCGTCCATGTGTTCCACAAGAACAACGAGCTCGCGGGCTACTGCTCGGTGCTGCACGCCCTGCAACTCGGCGGGCTGACCGGCAGCTACGGGCGGCGTCTGCGCGCCGTGGTCATCAGTTTCGGCGCCACGGCGCGCGGAGCGGTCACGGGCCTCGGCGCCATGGGAGTCTCCGACGTCACGGTGCTCACCCAGCGCGCCGCGGCGGCGGTGGCCTCACCGATGCCGTCGGTCGTGATGAACCACTTCCAGGAGCAGGAGGACGATCCCTCGCGCCTCCAGGCACTCACCCCGGCCGGACCCGTGCCGCTCGCGGAGTATCTGGCCGGTTTCGACATCGTCGTCAACTGCGTCCGGCAGGACACCGACGCGCCGCTGACCTTCGTCACCGACGAGGAACTCGCCCTGTTCCGGCCGGGCTCCTTCTTCGTCGACGTCTCCTGCGACGAGGGCATGGGATTCTCCTGGGCCCGTCCGACCACCTTCAGCGAGCCGATGCCCACGGTGGGGCCGGGCTGCCACTACTACGGGGTGGATCACAGCCCGTCCCACCTGTGGAACTCGGCCACGTGGGAGATCAGCGAGGCTCTCCTCCCCTACCTGCGCAAGGTCATGAGCGGCCCCGCGGCCTGGGAGGCCGACCCCACGGTCGGCAAGGCCGTCGAGATCCGCGACGGCGTCGTCCTGAACCCCAAGATCCTCTCTTTCCAGCACCGCTCGGCCTCCTACCCCCACACCCCCGAGATCCCACCCCCGGCCGCCGCCCCGGTGCCGCGCTCCGCCACCCGGCCGGCGGCCTGA
- a CDS encoding MarR family winged helix-turn-helix transcriptional regulator yields MADADLKSLYRELVSLEIELWDGIEGRLKAEYDLPLTSFEVLHLLLRQPGRRIQDIAEKFSITVGGTSKVVDRLETAGLCERRANPNDRRSSIVELTPKGRKLVDGALKVFEEELELRIGSVIPEQSVREVTAVLSTLRAAGRALDAERRAAAQTPLPAARAPKQPGRPAS; encoded by the coding sequence ATGGCTGACGCTGACCTGAAGTCGCTGTACCGGGAGCTGGTCTCGCTGGAGATCGAGCTGTGGGACGGCATCGAGGGGCGGTTGAAGGCCGAGTACGACCTGCCGCTGACCTCGTTCGAGGTGCTGCACCTGCTGCTGCGGCAGCCCGGGCGGCGGATCCAGGACATCGCGGAGAAGTTCTCGATCACAGTGGGCGGCACGAGCAAGGTCGTCGACCGCCTGGAGACGGCCGGCCTGTGCGAGCGGCGGGCCAACCCGAACGACCGCCGCTCCTCGATCGTCGAGCTGACACCCAAGGGGCGCAAGCTGGTGGACGGGGCGCTGAAGGTCTTCGAGGAGGAGCTGGAACTGCGCATCGGGTCGGTGATCCCCGAGCAGTCCGTACGCGAGGTGACCGCGGTCCTCAGCACGCTACGGGCAGCCGGACGCGCCCTGGACGCGGAGCGGAGGGCCGCCGCGCAGACGCCCCTACCGGCTGCGCGGGCGCCGAAGCAGCCCGGCCGCCCCGCATCGTGA
- a CDS encoding RNA-guided endonuclease InsQ/TnpB family protein: protein MTTTQVKRAFKYRFYPTDEQAAELSRTFGCVRKVYNMALAARTQAWTRQERVNYNQTSAMLTAWKKTEELAFLNEVSSVPLQQCLRHLQAAFTHFFGKRAKYPRFKSKKKSRKSAEYTTSGFRFRDGELTLAKMREPLDVVWSRPLPQGAEPSTVTVSQDAAGRWHVSMLCDDPTLKPLPVSDAAVGVDVGLDHLLTLSTGEKVANPRHERKDRSRLALAQRRLAKKAKGSANRAEAARKVARIHARIADRRRDGLHKLTTRLVRENQTIVIEDLTVRNMVKNRTLARAVSDAAWSQFRSMLEYKAAWHGREVIAVDRFFPSSRLCSACGALQEKMPLHVRMWTCDSCGTTHDRDVNAAKNLLAAGRAVSACGAGVRPQRSTPGGQSAMKQEVSRREP, encoded by the coding sequence GTGACCACGACGCAGGTGAAGCGGGCGTTCAAGTACCGCTTCTATCCCACGGACGAGCAGGCGGCAGAGCTGTCGCGCACGTTCGGCTGTGTCCGCAAGGTCTACAACATGGCCCTCGCCGCCCGCACACAGGCATGGACGCGGCAGGAGCGGGTGAACTACAACCAGACGTCGGCCATGCTGACGGCGTGGAAGAAGACCGAGGAACTGGCGTTCCTCAACGAGGTCTCTTCCGTGCCGCTCCAGCAATGCCTGCGCCATCTGCAAGCCGCGTTCACCCACTTCTTCGGCAAGCGGGCGAAGTACCCGCGCTTCAAGTCGAAGAAGAAGTCCCGCAAGTCCGCCGAGTACACCACCAGCGGTTTCCGCTTCCGCGACGGCGAACTGACGCTCGCCAAGATGCGTGAGCCGCTCGACGTCGTGTGGTCCCGGCCGCTCCCGCAGGGCGCCGAGCCGTCCACGGTGACCGTCTCCCAGGACGCAGCCGGGCGCTGGCACGTCTCGATGCTGTGCGACGACCCGACGCTCAAGCCGCTGCCCGTGAGCGATGCCGCCGTCGGCGTGGACGTCGGCCTCGATCACCTCCTGACGCTCTCCACCGGCGAGAAGGTCGCCAACCCCAGGCACGAGCGCAAGGACCGTTCCCGCCTCGCCCTGGCCCAGCGTCGTCTGGCGAAGAAGGCCAAGGGGTCGGCGAATCGCGCCGAGGCGGCGCGCAAGGTCGCCAGGATCCATGCCCGTATCGCCGACCGTCGCCGTGACGGGCTGCACAAGCTGACCACTCGACTCGTTCGTGAGAACCAAACGATCGTGATCGAGGACCTGACCGTGCGCAACATGGTCAAGAACCGGACCCTGGCCCGCGCCGTCAGCGACGCGGCGTGGTCGCAGTTCCGGAGCATGCTGGAGTACAAGGCCGCCTGGCACGGGCGGGAAGTGATCGCGGTGGACCGCTTCTTCCCCTCGTCCAGGCTGTGCTCCGCTTGCGGCGCCCTCCAGGAGAAGATGCCGCTGCACGTCCGCATGTGGACGTGCGACAGCTGTGGCACGACCCACGACCGGGACGTGAACGCGGCGAAGAACCTGCTGGCCGCCGGACGGGCGGTGTCGGCCTGTGGAGCCGGTGTAAGACCTCAACGGAGTACTCCGGGCGGGCAGTCGGCGATGAAACAGGAAGTCTCACGGCGCGAGCCGTAA
- a CDS encoding BTAD domain-containing putative transcriptional regulator, translated as MLGSVEARVDGRIVDLGHARQRCVLAVLLVDANQVVSVDQLVERVWADCPPQRARNTVYGYVSRLRQAMAVAQGADIVRRSGGYVLDVEAAAVDLHRFRDVAARAREAARNEQDEQAATLFGQALGLWRGDAFAGLDTPWINAVRDAVGQERVSVELDHTDVRLRCGHHSGLLSELSSRVETHPLDERLAGQFILTLYRCGRPADALNRYQQIRLLLAEELGCDPGLPLRQLHQQILTTDPALNVSAAGPAAGRAPGSAPALGPGPSPTPPPVGTPRDGADLPGPPTPRPPRTGSHLVGRAAELAVLDRAIEDALAGAPAVVEVVGEPGIGKTRLLGELGERARSRGFVTLAGRSVEFDRAPYGAFVDALDDHLGRVDFLRLRHDGSLPGAFALLSTVFPALRDRFAAGLEPVTVERYWFHRAVRTLLEALSADGGLVLSLDDLQWADDGTAELIDHLVRHPPRTPLFLALAYRPRQAPTRLAAALARAGTEGSVARVELGPLSPAEGAELCGARPDHWRFRRLYEASGGNPFYLEALARSAGNESPSVVPADAVPVADDLPQPVRAALLEELGGLSATARACTQAAAVLGDSFEAEMVAVVARTGEAQALAALDEVAERDLVRQIGSTRRFRFRHPLVRAAVYQGAGAGWRIEAHTRAAHGLALHGAPLTAQASHVQRSARVGDEHAVDVLVRAARQVMTIASAAAAHWTQEALRLLGEQSRLRPELWLQQADALGMAGRLLESRDVLRTTATLPSAQARAQRARLTVSRATVEWKLGRYKKATSLLLRELADHDDRPESETAALQMGVATVALRTADFPTAIGWGERALHSAESIGDLWRITAVRSLLALAHTLAGDSVRSTDYLDLVLEVVDEADDQQLVDQIDTLVTIGWTEMFLGHYDAALRHLGQGLDLSRRTGQSLMLADLFAASAYVLMWRGRLDEAAKYADDALEAASLVGSNEPRSLAEAVNAAVSMWRGDFAGALKICEESLSQAGPEPTQYRSAILGMLGNALLFTGDPAGCVRRVIEAGGGPEMSAFEAPVRTVWLRLLTGAELARGDVVAAEMWAGRAASAVSPDRPPGQLGFALLARAEVHLAREDAAAAEAACEAAAAFCAARMPLYEATARLTAGIALSGLDRRPEGLAQLERARALFTGCGATALSALADQEHDRIAARTPPLTTGITPGI; from the coding sequence GTGCTCGGCAGCGTCGAGGCGCGGGTGGACGGCCGGATCGTCGATCTGGGCCATGCCCGTCAGCGGTGTGTGCTCGCAGTGCTGCTGGTGGACGCCAACCAGGTGGTTTCGGTGGACCAGCTCGTCGAGCGCGTCTGGGCCGACTGTCCTCCGCAGCGGGCCCGGAACACGGTCTACGGCTATGTCTCCCGTCTGCGGCAGGCAATGGCCGTCGCCCAGGGGGCGGATATCGTCCGCCGTTCCGGTGGGTATGTCCTCGACGTCGAGGCAGCGGCAGTGGATCTGCACCGTTTCCGTGACGTTGCCGCACGGGCCCGCGAGGCCGCGCGGAACGAGCAGGACGAGCAGGCTGCAACCCTGTTCGGGCAGGCACTCGGCCTCTGGCGGGGAGATGCCTTCGCGGGTCTGGACACCCCTTGGATCAACGCCGTCCGCGACGCGGTCGGCCAAGAACGGGTCTCGGTCGAACTGGACCACACCGACGTCCGGCTCCGCTGCGGTCACCACAGCGGACTGTTGTCCGAGTTGTCGTCGCGGGTCGAGACGCACCCACTGGACGAACGACTGGCAGGCCAGTTCATCCTCACCCTGTACCGCTGCGGTCGCCCGGCCGATGCCCTCAACCGCTACCAGCAGATCCGGCTGCTGCTGGCCGAAGAACTCGGCTGTGACCCCGGCCTCCCGCTGCGGCAACTGCACCAGCAGATCCTCACCACCGACCCCGCACTGAACGTCTCAGCCGCCGGCCCCGCCGCCGGACGCGCTCCGGGATCCGCACCCGCTCTCGGGCCGGGCCCGTCACCCACGCCCCCGCCGGTGGGAACCCCACGGGACGGCGCCGACCTGCCCGGCCCGCCGACACCGCGGCCCCCCAGGACGGGGAGCCACCTCGTCGGGCGGGCTGCGGAGTTGGCGGTTCTCGACCGTGCGATAGAGGATGCCCTGGCCGGTGCGCCAGCGGTGGTCGAGGTGGTCGGGGAGCCGGGCATCGGAAAGACACGGCTGCTCGGCGAACTGGGCGAGCGGGCGAGATCACGCGGTTTCGTGACCCTGGCCGGCCGCAGCGTGGAGTTCGACCGGGCTCCGTACGGTGCGTTCGTGGACGCCTTGGACGACCACCTCGGCCGTGTGGACTTCCTTCGGCTCCGGCACGATGGATCACTGCCTGGCGCGTTCGCGCTGCTGAGTACGGTCTTCCCCGCACTCCGTGACCGGTTCGCGGCCGGGCTGGAGCCGGTGACGGTCGAACGGTACTGGTTCCACCGGGCGGTGCGGACGTTGCTGGAGGCGCTGAGTGCCGACGGCGGGCTCGTGCTCAGCCTGGACGACCTGCAGTGGGCGGATGACGGTACAGCCGAGCTGATCGACCATCTGGTACGGCACCCGCCGAGGACACCGCTGTTCCTCGCCCTCGCCTACCGTCCCCGTCAGGCTCCGACGCGACTGGCCGCGGCACTGGCCCGGGCCGGAACGGAGGGAAGTGTGGCCAGGGTCGAGCTGGGGCCGCTGTCACCGGCCGAGGGAGCGGAACTGTGCGGGGCCAGGCCGGATCACTGGCGCTTCCGACGGCTGTACGAGGCCAGCGGCGGCAACCCGTTCTACCTGGAGGCGCTGGCCCGAAGCGCCGGGAACGAAAGCCCGTCGGTGGTCCCGGCCGACGCGGTGCCTGTCGCCGACGATCTGCCGCAACCGGTGCGTGCCGCACTGCTGGAGGAGCTGGGAGGTCTGTCGGCCACTGCGAGGGCCTGTACGCAGGCGGCCGCGGTGCTCGGTGACTCCTTCGAAGCCGAGATGGTTGCAGTCGTGGCCCGGACCGGTGAGGCACAGGCCCTTGCCGCCCTGGACGAGGTCGCGGAACGGGACCTCGTACGCCAGATCGGCTCCACGCGCCGATTCCGGTTCCGCCATCCGCTGGTGCGGGCAGCGGTGTACCAGGGGGCGGGCGCCGGCTGGCGGATCGAGGCGCATACCCGGGCCGCGCATGGCCTGGCGCTGCACGGCGCACCGCTGACCGCCCAGGCGTCGCACGTTCAGCGTTCGGCGCGGGTGGGAGACGAACATGCCGTTGACGTACTGGTACGGGCCGCCCGTCAGGTGATGACGATCGCATCGGCCGCTGCCGCGCACTGGACGCAGGAAGCCTTGCGGTTGCTCGGTGAGCAGAGTCGGCTGCGGCCCGAACTGTGGCTCCAACAGGCCGATGCGCTGGGCATGGCCGGACGACTGCTGGAAAGCCGCGACGTCCTGCGCACGACCGCTACTCTCCCGTCTGCGCAGGCACGGGCTCAGCGGGCTCGGCTGACCGTCTCCCGAGCCACGGTGGAGTGGAAGCTCGGCCGTTACAAGAAGGCGACGTCGCTGCTGCTTCGGGAACTGGCGGACCACGACGACCGGCCGGAATCCGAGACCGCCGCTCTGCAGATGGGGGTCGCGACGGTGGCGCTTCGCACAGCCGACTTCCCCACGGCCATCGGTTGGGGCGAACGCGCGCTGCACTCGGCAGAAAGCATCGGCGACCTTTGGCGGATCACCGCTGTCCGGAGTCTGCTGGCACTGGCGCATACCTTGGCCGGGGACTCCGTCCGATCGACCGACTACCTGGACCTGGTACTGGAAGTAGTCGACGAAGCCGATGACCAGCAACTGGTCGACCAGATCGACACCCTTGTCACGATCGGCTGGACGGAAATGTTCCTGGGACACTACGACGCCGCGCTCCGGCACCTCGGTCAGGGCCTGGACCTTTCCCGTCGTACCGGCCAAAGCCTCATGCTCGCCGATCTCTTCGCTGCCTCCGCATACGTACTGATGTGGCGCGGGCGTCTGGACGAGGCAGCAAAGTACGCCGACGACGCACTGGAGGCGGCATCGCTCGTCGGCAGCAACGAGCCACGCTCGCTGGCCGAGGCGGTGAACGCGGCGGTCTCGATGTGGCGGGGAGACTTCGCCGGAGCACTCAAGATTTGCGAGGAGTCGCTTTCGCAGGCCGGCCCCGAACCGACCCAGTACCGGTCGGCGATCCTCGGAATGCTCGGCAATGCGTTGCTGTTCACCGGTGATCCGGCGGGCTGCGTCCGCAGGGTGATCGAAGCGGGTGGTGGCCCTGAGATGTCAGCGTTCGAAGCACCCGTGCGCACAGTGTGGTTGCGGCTGTTGACTGGTGCGGAACTGGCCCGGGGCGACGTGGTGGCTGCCGAGATGTGGGCCGGCCGCGCAGCATCCGCTGTGAGCCCCGACAGACCGCCCGGACAGCTCGGCTTCGCTCTGCTGGCCCGCGCCGAGGTACACCTCGCAAGGGAAGACGCGGCTGCGGCAGAGGCTGCGTGCGAGGCCGCTGCCGCGTTCTGCGCAGCTCGAATGCCACTCTATGAAGCCACAGCCCGGCTGACGGCGGGCATCGCACTGTCCGGCCTCGACCGCCGGCCCGAAGGACTCGCGCAGCTGGAACGAGCGAGAGCATTGTTCACTGGCTGCGGGGCAACGGCCCTGTCCGCACTGGCCGATCAAGAACACGACCGCATCGCCGCCCGAACTCCGCCTCTGACAACCGGCATCACACCCGGAATCTGA
- a CDS encoding Tat pathway signal protein, giving the protein MVNGITLKSVQKKLAVAAAAAGLVMAFSGQAQAASYQQSTSNGCASVNGSYDYWQVTTGYDTNWNFTIWDNCADGKGAGLYTTYQKWENGGWNYHSYTKLGSDSNGANSTPGYANGNGHNVRDVKLYVCFVGDANSCVSLF; this is encoded by the coding sequence ATGGTCAATGGCATCACGCTCAAGAGCGTTCAGAAGAAGCTCGCGGTCGCGGCCGCCGCCGCAGGCCTGGTCATGGCCTTCTCCGGCCAGGCTCAGGCCGCGAGCTATCAGCAGAGCACGTCCAACGGCTGCGCCTCCGTCAACGGCTCCTACGACTACTGGCAGGTCACGACGGGCTACGACACCAACTGGAACTTCACGATCTGGGACAACTGCGCAGACGGCAAGGGCGCGGGGCTCTACACCACCTACCAGAAGTGGGAGAACGGAGGGTGGAACTACCACAGCTACACCAAGCTCGGTTCGGACAGCAACGGTGCCAACAGCACCCCCGGCTACGCGAACGGCAACGGACACAACGTCCGCGACGTGAAGCTGTACGTCTGCTTCGTCGGTGACGCCAATTCCTGCGTGTCGCTGTTCTAG
- a CDS encoding acyl-CoA-like ligand-binding transcription factor, translated as MHDSATSLTSGGHGDDLTAGEQFLLARLRLMISTPALRAKHLDNHYALQHAIVDALGGDATDPDTAFLAHAAASACLAAMHTALVRWAEGDGRTELPDLIAKALAAAFGDDIVDTAPDA; from the coding sequence GTGCACGATTCGGCCACGTCGTTGACCAGCGGCGGCCACGGAGACGATCTGACGGCGGGCGAGCAGTTCCTGCTCGCCCGCCTGCGGCTCATGATCTCGACGCCGGCCTTGCGGGCCAAGCACCTGGATAACCACTACGCCCTTCAGCATGCGATCGTCGACGCCCTCGGGGGCGATGCCACCGATCCCGACACGGCGTTCCTCGCACACGCGGCGGCCAGTGCCTGCCTAGCCGCCATGCACACGGCATTGGTGCGCTGGGCCGAAGGCGACGGACGGACCGAGCTGCCCGACCTGATCGCGAAGGCGCTCGCTGCCGCCTTCGGCGATGACATCGTCGATACCGCCCCGGACGCATGA
- a CDS encoding GNAT family N-acetyltransferase yields MSDWSPAAEELQTARLSLRRPTQGDVEAIFGIHRDPRTCAHNPSDALARLEDAQELYRRWDNQWRQYGYGYWVILCHDSDQQLGFCGIKPMELHDMEVLNLFYRFATSAWGQGFAGEAATKVTAWASLHVPARPLIARIRPANIASQRVAIRAGLTRAEHLDVIGSDGLDWIYTARPLASSTGEVISDQGPFVG; encoded by the coding sequence ATGAGTGACTGGAGCCCGGCAGCCGAGGAGCTGCAGACCGCCCGGCTGTCGCTGCGGCGTCCGACCCAAGGTGATGTTGAAGCGATCTTTGGGATCCATCGCGATCCCCGGACCTGCGCGCACAATCCTTCCGACGCGCTCGCGCGGTTGGAGGACGCGCAGGAGCTCTATCGACGCTGGGACAATCAATGGCGGCAGTACGGATACGGGTACTGGGTCATCCTGTGTCACGACTCAGACCAACAACTGGGGTTCTGCGGCATCAAGCCCATGGAACTTCACGACATGGAGGTCCTCAACCTCTTCTACCGCTTCGCCACCTCGGCCTGGGGTCAGGGTTTCGCCGGCGAAGCCGCCACCAAGGTCACAGCTTGGGCCTCCCTCCACGTGCCCGCCCGTCCACTGATCGCCAGGATTCGACCAGCCAACATCGCTTCCCAGCGTGTGGCGATCCGTGCCGGTCTGACTCGGGCGGAACACCTCGACGTCATCGGATCTGACGGCCTCGACTGGATATACACGGCGAGGCCGCTTGCCTCCTCCACAGGAGAAGTCATCAGCGATCAGGGGCCCTTCGTAGGCTGA
- a CDS encoding transposase yields MRSSGRTVTEVAREIGVGSESLRGWVKKASAAQDTGSVPAATSRPSSRPTSPADPVSPRKPFSTSTVAPTG; encoded by the coding sequence GTGCGGTCGTCGGGCCGGACGGTGACCGAGGTCGCCCGGGAGATCGGGGTCGGTTCGGAGTCGTTGCGGGGCTGGGTGAAGAAGGCCAGCGCTGCCCAGGACACCGGATCGGTCCCCGCCGCCACAAGTCGGCCTTCATCTCGTCCGACATCCCCGGCCGACCCAGTCTCGCCACGTAAACCGTTCTCAACCAGCACTGTTGCTCCGACCGGTTGA
- a CDS encoding type II toxin-antitoxin system VapB family antitoxin: MSRTVIDLDDEALEEAAKELGTTTKRDTINTALREVTARYRRLRALEDARQLVTDGALDIDVLLDKNQYRP, from the coding sequence TTGAGCCGCACCGTGATCGACCTCGACGACGAGGCACTGGAAGAAGCCGCCAAGGAACTCGGCACCACCACCAAGCGCGACACCATCAACACCGCCCTGCGCGAGGTCACCGCCCGCTACCGGCGTCTGCGCGCGCTCGAAGACGCCCGGCAACTGGTGACCGACGGAGCCCTGGACATCGACGTTCTCCTGGACAAGAACCAGTACCGGCCGTGA
- a CDS encoding PIN domain nuclease: MTVADYLIDTSALARVLLRQTTTEWDDRIGAGLVAICDITELEVLYSARAAADRARLKAALDAHYVWCPMPDAIYRRSRTVQEQLTTKGEHRSAGPVDLLVAAAAEEAGLTLLHFDRDFETIARTTGQPVRVIDLRQ; the protein is encoded by the coding sequence GTGACCGTCGCCGACTACCTCATCGACACCTCCGCCCTCGCCCGCGTCCTGCTCCGCCAGACCACAACCGAGTGGGACGACAGGATCGGCGCCGGCCTCGTCGCGATCTGCGACATCACGGAACTCGAGGTCCTCTACTCCGCCCGCGCAGCCGCGGACCGCGCACGACTGAAGGCTGCACTCGACGCCCACTACGTGTGGTGCCCCATGCCTGACGCCATCTACCGCCGCTCCCGCACCGTCCAGGAACAACTGACCACCAAAGGGGAACACCGCAGCGCGGGCCCCGTCGATCTCCTGGTGGCCGCCGCCGCGGAAGAAGCAGGCCTCACCCTGCTCCACTTCGACCGCGACTTCGAAACCATTGCTCGCACGACGGGGCAGCCGGTCCGCGTGATCGACCTCAGGCAGTAG